A single candidate division SR1 bacterium Aalborg_AAW-1 DNA region contains:
- the czcA gene encoding Cobalt-zinc-cadmium resistance protein CzcA, whose translation MLSSKAQSYFHRLETSFFGRWIVNYKVSFLVIILVILYGLYVAFTIPKESSPDVKFGIVSVTTVYPGANPVDIDDVVTSKIEDEIKDLDGIDKIESTSSLGVSSVVITLDNGVDVANFINDTRNAVETISFPDEVKDPSVVEISTANEILFQMILYGSKDTFSMNHLRSLANDFKDDVKGKGGIVDVGIDASFTSNGNGGAFGGGGGAGSDFDVQVQLNPTILESYGLTVGQVVGQIRAYNQNLPLGNYKLGDLRYDYRIDNEIKSLSDLNEIPITFQGGSTKLSELSSVVRHYKNNNITYGGTFDSANNHAISLTIYKKSRSNVFNDSADARKIIDETLQSIAYDGLEYAYTTDLADIIIDDYTSLGWNGITSVILVFLITMIFIGFRQSLIATLAMPISFFITFMVLNYLGMTMNFMVNFSLILSFGMGIDTVIVFIESARENMKKGYNPTSAILITMHTYARPNIITSLINIVVFIPMLVLPGIVGKFLSFIPITLFATLLASLLLALTVNGALFAKFNKKLDYYYNDDEHDESLAIMSEEEKEILYAERAGKEQITTNSAPWFERKIDDLREYYVSTLRFLLKYPFWRKISIFLPVGLVIASLVILAPSIGFKLFPSGDNPSIMFETTAREGTDVTKMTQIMSGVDTILAQIPEIKSYTIDISNTISNIAVELVKKEERKRDSFEIQAFIEKELSYLSEQGYKFEGKVQAGGPPTGKAVGIKIIATDKSYLNELNSVAQDFENYLLAMTGTLNVTNSSTESPGQFSFQFDKDVLARYGLTPSDLQNEIYGAINGIKAGTMMVDEKERDIVIKVSSFTEDVSPELLYNLIISTRSGPVRLSDVATVSTDPALTNVTRLDGDIVISVESDLQQGLQPTDYQPLLEQFAQEYDYPTGISYKAGGENEENAELIQGAMIAFVVALFMTFVLLVYMFNSFTKPAIVLYSIFTALLGVNIGLWITGNPYSMAFAIGFISLIGVIVNTAIFLVDRINENTKKGVGLVESIIEAGQARFKPIIISTLTTILGIGSSVTQDEFYAGLGYTVIFGLLFSSLITLVAVPMLYYSVFRDKDPGDQRSIFIRIKEKLYGWLHLIQQKIKSQ comes from the coding sequence ATGCTTTCCTCTAAAGCTCAATCATATTTTCATCGTTTGGAAACTAGTTTTTTTGGACGATGGATTGTAAATTACAAAGTTTCGTTTTTGGTGATTATCCTTGTTATTCTTTATGGTTTATATGTTGCTTTTACTATACCTAAAGAATCATCTCCTGATGTGAAGTTTGGTATTGTGAGTGTGACAACGGTGTATCCATGAGCAAATCCTGTGGATATTGATGATGTAGTTACTTCCAAAATTGAAGATGAAATAAAAGATCTTGATGGTATTGATAAAATTGAATCTACGTCATCATTGTGAGTTTCTAGTGTTGTTATTACATTAGATAATGGAGTAGATGTTGCCAATTTTATTAATGATACACGTAATGCTGTTGAAACCATATCCTTTCCTGATGAGGTAAAAGATCCTTCTGTGGTAGAGATCTCTACAGCAAATGAAATTCTTTTTCAGATGATCCTTTATGGATCTAAAGATACATTTTCTATGAATCATTTGAGATCTCTTGCGAATGATTTTAAAGATGATGTCAAAGGTAAGTGAGGTATCGTAGATGTTGGAATAGACGCATCTTTTACCTCAAATGGTAATGGTTGAGCTTTTTGATGATGAGGGTGAGCAGGTAGTGATTTTGATGTTCAAGTACAACTTAATCCTACAATTCTAGAATCATATGGATTGACTGTCTGACAGGTTGTTTGACAGATTCGTGCTTATAATCAAAATCTTCCTTTGTGAAATTATAAATTATGAGATTTAAGATATGATTATAGAATAGATAATGAAATAAAATCTCTTTCTGACTTAAATGAGATACCGATTACTTTTCAAGGATGATCTACAAAATTAAGTGAGTTGTCTAGCGTAGTTCGTCATTATAAAAACAATAATATCACGTATGGTGGTACGTTTGATAGTGCAAATAATCATGCTATTTCTCTTACTATTTATAAGAAAAGTAGATCTAATGTATTTAATGATTCTGCTGATGCAAGAAAAATTATTGATGAAACTTTACAAAGTATTGCTTATGATGGATTAGAATATGCGTATACTACTGATTTGGCAGATATTATTATTGATGATTATACTTCGCTGTGATGGAATGGAATTACCTCGGTTATTCTTGTGTTTTTAATTACAATGATCTTTATTGGTTTTCGTCAGAGTCTTATTGCTACTTTAGCGATGCCTATATCGTTTTTCATTACCTTTATGGTACTGAACTATCTTGGAATGACCATGAATTTTATGGTTAATTTCTCACTTATTCTCTCCTTTGGTATGGGTATAGATACGGTGATTGTATTCATAGAATCCGCTCGAGAAAATATGAAAAAATGATACAACCCTACTTCTGCTATTCTCATAACGATGCATACGTATGCGAGACCAAATATTATTACTTCATTAATCAATATTGTAGTATTTATACCAATGTTAGTACTTCCAGGTATTGTGGGTAAGTTTTTATCTTTTATACCAATTACATTATTTGCTACATTATTAGCATCTTTATTGCTTGCTTTAACAGTTAATGGAGCATTATTTGCTAAATTTAATAAAAAGTTAGATTACTACTATAATGATGATGAACATGATGAGTCATTAGCAATTATGTCAGAGGAAGAAAAAGAGATTCTTTATGCTGAAAGAGCAGGAAAAGAACAAATTACTACGAATAGTGCTCCTTGGTTTGAAAGAAAAATTGATGATTTGAGAGAATATTATGTTTCTACATTACGTTTTTTACTGAAATATCCTTTTTGGAGAAAAATTTCCATTTTCTTACCGGTATGATTAGTGATAGCTAGTTTGGTTATTTTAGCTCCTTCTATATGATTTAAGTTATTCCCTTCAGGAGACAATCCTAGCATTATGTTTGAAACAACAGCAAGAGAGTGAACTGATGTCACTAAAATGACTCAAATTATGTCGTGAGTAGATACTATACTTGCTCAAATTCCTGAAATAAAGAGTTATACTATTGATATTTCTAATACAATCTCAAATATAGCTGTTGAACTTGTTAAAAAAGAAGAACGTAAGAGGGATAGTTTTGAAATACAAGCATTTATAGAAAAAGAGTTGTCATATCTCTCTGAGCAATGATATAAATTTGAAGGTAAAGTACAAGCATGATGACCACCTACGGGTAAGGCAGTAGGAATTAAAATAATCGCAACAGATAAATCTTATCTCAATGAATTAAATAGTGTTGCTCAAGATTTTGAAAATTACTTGCTCGCTATGACAGGGACTTTGAATGTTACGAATTCGAGTACAGAAAGTCCTGGACAATTCTCATTTCAATTTGATAAGGATGTTCTTGCTCGTTATGGATTAACTCCTTCTGATCTTCAGAATGAAATATATGGTGCGATTAATGGAATCAAAGCATGAACTATGATGGTTGATGAAAAAGAAAGAGACATTGTTATCAAAGTTTCTAGTTTTACTGAGGATGTTTCTCCTGAATTATTATATAATCTGATTATATCTACAAGATCTTGACCAGTGAGATTGTCTGATGTAGCTACTGTTTCTACTGATCCTGCATTGACTAATGTTACAAGGCTTGATGGTGATATTGTAATATCAGTTGAATCTGATTTGCAACAGTGATTACAACCAACTGATTATCAACCATTACTTGAACAGTTTGCGCAAGAATATGATTATCCAACGGGTATCTCTTATAAAGCAGGAGGAGAAAATGAGGAAAATGCAGAACTTATTCAATGAGCTATGATCGCATTTGTCGTTGCTTTGTTTATGACATTTGTGCTATTGGTATATATGTTTAACTCATTTACCAAGCCTGCAATTGTTCTTTATTCAATATTTACAGCGTTGTTGTGAGTAAATATTGGTCTATGGATTACGTGAAACCCTTATAGTATGGCTTTTGCAATATGATTTATTTCCCTTATTGGAGTGATTGTAAATACAGCTATTTTCTTGGTTGATAGAATTAATGAAAATACAAAAAAATGAGTCTGACTTGTTGAAAGTATTATCGAGGCAGGACAAGCAAGATTTAAACCGATTATTATTTCGACATTGACGACAATTCTTTGAATTTGATCTTCTGTAACGCAAGATGAATTCTATGCATGATTATGATATACAGTTATCTTTGGATTATTATTTTCGTCTCTTATTACGTTAGTTGCTGTTCCTATGTTATATTATTCAGTATTTAGAGATAAAGATCCGTGAGATCAAAGAAGTATTTTCATAAGAATAAAAGAAAAATTATACTGATGGCTTCATCTTATACAACAAAAGATAAAATCTCAATAA
- the murAA gene encoding UDP-N-acetylglucosamine 1-carboxyvinyltransferase 1: MSKLIIRGGKPLRGTVKPVPNKNSIIKLIPVALLTDEDLIIHNVPHTSDVGYMLEILEKLGGRYEWLSDDTIKLNGAKVNSYHIDPVLSEKMKASVMYLGPLLIKMGKAMMPTPQGCKLGTRPLDAFISNMEKMGAEFTHEGGNYGFAVKSLQGTKVWSREPSVTGTENLILLAVKTPGITTIYNAACEPHTQDLCNMLVAMGAKISGIGSNLLTIEGVEKLSGTEWTVISDHLDVAGFIAAAAMTHGEVLITDAVTEHMDLMLETFAKMGIQTLVDRKADTIFVPAQQSRQIEKTIKGDLLMVRAQPWPMLPMDIIHTFAVTAMSCEGSAIFMNVGYEYAWFFVEELAKMKGRTVMADPHRIITFGTTDRQAANLVCSDIIQAAYGLLLAALAAPGTSTLTAITPLFRRFPNFVEQFRALGADIELVE; encoded by the coding sequence ATGTCAAAACTTATTATTCGTGGTGGTAAACCGCTTCGTGGTACAGTAAAACCAGTGCCCAACAAAAATAGTATTATTAAACTTATTCCTGTAGCGCTTCTGACTGACGAAGATCTCATTATACATAATGTGCCTCATACATCTGATGTAGGTTATATGCTTGAGATTTTGGAAAAATTGGGTGGTAGATATGAATGGTTGTCTGATGATACTATAAAACTCAATGGAGCTAAGGTGAATTCTTATCATATTGATCCTGTCTTATCAGAAAAGATGAAAGCATCAGTAATGTATCTGTGACCATTATTGATTAAAATGGGTAAGGCTATGATGCCTACGCCACAATGATGTAAGCTTGGAACTCGTCCTCTGGATGCGTTTATTAGCAATATGGAGAAAATGGGTGCAGAGTTTACTCATGAAGGATGAAATTATGGTTTTGCAGTGAAGAGTTTGCAAGGTACGAAGGTTTGGAGTCGAGAACCATCCGTAACGGGTACAGAAAATTTGATTTTACTTGCGGTGAAAACTCCTGGAATTACTACGATTTATAATGCTGCTTGTGAACCTCATACCCAGGATCTGTGTAATATGCTCGTTGCAATGGGTGCTAAAATTTCTGGTATCTGATCAAATTTGTTAACTATTGAAGGAGTAGAGAAGTTGTCTGGTACAGAATGGACAGTTATTTCAGATCACCTTGATGTAGCCGGATTTATCGCTGCGGCTGCTATGACGCATGGAGAAGTATTGATTACTGATGCCGTGACTGAACATATGGATCTTATGTTAGAAACATTTGCAAAAATGGGAATTCAGACGCTCGTTGATCGTAAGGCTGATACTATTTTTGTACCAGCTCAGCAATCACGTCAGATTGAGAAAACAATAAAGTGAGATCTCCTTATGGTGAGAGCTCAGCCTTGGCCTATGTTACCTATGGATATTATCCATACCTTTGCTGTAACTGCTATGTCCTGTGAAGGCTCTGCTATTTTTATGAATGTAGGATATGAATATGCATGGTTTTTTGTAGAAGAACTAGCAAAAATGAAGTGACGTACAGTGATGGCTGATCCACATAGAATCATTACCTTTGGAACTACTGATCGACAAGCAGCGAACCTTGTTTGTAGTGATATTATACAAGCTGCATATGGATTACTTCTTGCTGCATTAGCTGCTCCTGGTACGAGTACCTTGACTGCTATTACACCACTTTTCCGTCGTTTTCCAAATTTTGTAGAACAATTTAGAGCGTTAGGTGCTGATATTGAATTAGTGGAATAA
- the alr gene encoding Alanine racemase, whose translation MLLGLKKWIKSLLPTSSYESLNVIEIKKDHIIHNFRHIQSLQPDHTIIPVVKSNAYGHGLQQICTILNTFSNKELPLIAVDSYPEYQIVADTTQKDILVLGETLTSNYHLYNPSRTHLAVGTLEVLQALIDTKKHRNIHLFLNTGMNREGFQEDTLQQALTLLQTTNQLHVVGVMSHLANADMSDNTFTEQQVLTFKSMMKKILSEGHQPIYIHISNSAGLSKIQDPLFTASRTGLALYGYNPLESGDKYHKHYIDLKPALRLTSTITALQHIKQGDGVSYGMKWISNKETLTATLPFGYNEGLPRSSGSGYQVYHHNNSLPLVGTVCMNLSIIDTERRDIHIGDQIEIIGWDKNKKNTIQELANINKTIPYTMLTGLEKGLKRIIV comes from the coding sequence ATGCTCTTGTGACTCAAAAAATGGATTAAATCATTGTTACCAACCTCATCTTACGAATCATTAAATGTTATTGAAATCAAAAAAGATCACATCATTCATAATTTTCGTCATATCCAATCTCTACAACCTGATCATACCATCATCCCCGTCGTCAAATCCAATGCCTATGGACATGGACTACAACAGATATGTACTATACTCAATACGTTTTCAAATAAAGAACTTCCTCTCATTGCTGTCGACTCTTACCCAGAATATCAGATCGTTGCAGATACGACACAGAAAGATATCCTTGTATTGTGAGAGACACTCACATCAAACTATCATCTCTATAATCCTAGCAGAACTCATCTCGCTGTAGGCACACTCGAAGTACTCCAAGCACTGATTGATACCAAAAAACATCGAAATATCCATCTCTTTCTTAATACTGGGATGAATCGTGAAGGTTTTCAAGAAGATACGTTACAACAAGCACTCACCTTACTTCAAACTACAAATCAACTACATGTCGTAGGAGTAATGTCTCATTTAGCTAATGCAGACATGAGTGATAACACATTCACAGAACAACAAGTTCTTACGTTCAAATCAATGATGAAAAAAATCTTAAGCGAATGACACCAACCAATATATATACATATATCAAATAGTGCAGGGCTAAGTAAAATACAAGATCCATTATTTACAGCCAGTAGAACAGGATTAGCTCTGTATGGATACAATCCATTAGAATCTGGAGATAAATATCATAAACATTATATAGATCTCAAACCGGCTCTTCGTCTCACCAGCACCATTACTGCATTACAACATATCAAACAATGAGATGGAGTCAGCTATGGAATGAAATGGATAAGCAACAAAGAAACCCTTACTGCTACTCTTCCGTTTGGATACAATGAATGATTACCTAGATCTTCATGATCGTGATATCAAGTCTATCATCATAACAATTCTCTACCGCTTGTCGGGACAGTGTGTATGAATCTCTCCATCATCGATACAGAGAGAAGAGATATTCATATCGGTGATCAGATAGAAATCATCTGATGGGACAAAAACAAAAAAAACACCATACAAGAATTAGCGAACATCAACAAAACTATTCCTTATACTATGCTCACAGGATTAGAGAAATGATTGAAAAGAATTATAGTATAA
- a CDS encoding HI0933-like protein: MSQKIAIIGGGAAGMMAAATLLEGGFSGEVHLFEKNNNLGAKVIISGGGRCNVTTGNYRWKDLESKYIRGAEFVREAIGQFGPRKIYQWFEDHGVPLKTEADMRVFPQSDNGKDIVGVFERLFYRYVNLRLHLGSKIDDIDHERDMFTVHTSGQNMTFDKIIIATGGNTYTHTGSTGDAYARAKKLGHTITPLGPSLNSFLSQDTWMHNFSGIAFPNAKLSLTLQTGEKKEIIGPMLFTHFGISGPATFVLSAYSSFEQIDKGNPLKVSFASDSEKTKEFWNSFLLTQAQENPRKKISTILHTSFPDRMIDGINTHIFGGKLEGQMGLCSKELRLSLAEYLGGGWMISVIGRRAGDEFVTAGGVSFDEVNKKTMESKIVPGLYFVGEILNIDGVTGGYNLTSSWATGRLAGESII, translated from the coding sequence ATGTCCCAAAAAATAGCAATTATAGGATGATGAGCTGCTGGGATGATGGCAGCTGCTACGTTGCTCGAATGATGATTTTCTTGAGAAGTTCATCTTTTTGAAAAAAATAATAATTTGGGAGCTAAAGTGATTATCTCAGGATGAGGAAGATGTAATGTCACGACAGGAAATTATAGATGGAAAGATCTTGAATCCAAGTATATTCGTGGTGCAGAATTTGTACGTGAAGCAATAGGGCAGTTTGGCCCACGTAAGATCTACCAGTGGTTTGAAGATCATGGTGTTCCACTGAAGACAGAAGCTGATATGAGAGTTTTTCCACAATCAGATAATGGGAAAGATATCGTAGGTGTGTTTGAAAGACTTTTTTATCGTTATGTAAACTTGAGATTACACTTGTGATCCAAAATCGATGATATCGATCATGAACGTGATATGTTTACTGTTCATACATCGGGTCAGAACATGACTTTTGATAAAATAATTATCGCGACAGGAGGTAATACTTATACACATACAGGTTCGACTGGTGATGCCTATGCTCGAGCTAAAAAACTATGACACACCATTACACCTCTTTGACCTTCACTCAATAGTTTTCTTTCTCAGGATACATGGATGCATAACTTTTCTGGTATTGCTTTCCCGAATGCAAAATTATCACTTACTCTTCAGACTGGGGAGAAAAAAGAGATAATCTGACCGATGTTGTTTACTCATTTTGGAATCTCATGACCAGCTACGTTTGTCCTGTCAGCATATAGCTCTTTTGAGCAGATAGATAAGGGAAATCCTTTAAAAGTTTCTTTCGCTTCTGATAGTGAAAAGACTAAAGAATTTTGGAATAGTTTCTTGTTAACTCAAGCACAAGAAAATCCTCGTAAGAAAATTAGTACTATATTACATACCTCTTTCCCAGATCGTATGATTGATGGAATCAATACGCATATATTCTGATGAAAATTAGAGTGACAGATGGGATTGTGTTCAAAAGAACTGCGTCTGTCACTTGCGGAGTATCTGTGATGATGATGGATGATATCGGTTATAGGACGTAGAGCATGAGATGAATTTGTGACTGCTGGATGAGTATCTTTTGACGAAGTCAACAAAAAAACTATGGAATCAAAGATTGTTCCATGATTATATTTTGTGGGTGAAATTTTGAATATTGATGGAGTAACAGGATGATATAATCTGACTTCTTCTTGGGCGACAGGGAGATTAGCTGGAGAAAGTATTATTTAA
- a CDS encoding EVE domain protein: protein MNYRLIKSEPYKYSREQFVKDGTTMRDGVRNYQARNNLNAMRVGDLCFWYHSNEGKEIVGIAQVSKESYPDPTADEDPKSRVVVEVVPYKKLNNSISLEEIKKDPYLSSISLLKQQRLSVAPITEQEYEYIIKLSNS, encoded by the coding sequence ATGAATTACCGACTCATAAAATCCGAACCTTACAAATATTCACGAGAACAATTCGTCAAAGACGGAACAACAATGCGAGATGGAGTCCGTAATTACCAAGCAAGAAACAATCTCAACGCTATGCGTGTCTGAGATCTCTGTTTTTGGTATCATAGCAATGAAGGGAAAGAAATAGTTGGTATTGCACAAGTAAGCAAAGAAAGTTATCCTGACCCAACAGCTGATGAAGATCCCAAATCACGAGTCGTCGTCGAAGTCGTACCTTATAAGAAACTCAACAATTCAATCTCTCTGGAAGAAATAAAAAAAGACCCATATCTTTCATCCATCTCTTTACTGAAACAACAAAGATTATCAGTCGCTCCTATCACAGAACAAGAATATGAATATATCATAAAGTTAAGTAATTCCTAA
- a CDS encoding putative 3'-5' exonuclease related to the exonuclease domain of PolB → MANIIYFDIETVSGCPSYTDLSDQMKKLWDKKCLSWLTDDVTVESLYIDKAGIFAEFGKIVCISCGYYTPEREFISQSFAGQDEHQLLSEFFAFLEQYPSALLCGHNIKEFDIPYTCRRGMIQGLTLPAMLNMRDKKPREIPHKDTMEMRKFGDYKAYTSLALLCEIFGIHTPKDDIDGSQVGRVFWEQGDIDRIVTYCEKDVWATAQLYQKIR, encoded by the coding sequence ATGGCAAATATTATCTATTTTGATATTGAGACGGTAAGCTGATGTCCATCGTATACTGATCTCTCTGATCAGATGAAAAAACTTTGGGATAAAAAATGTCTATCTTGGTTAACGGATGATGTTACTGTAGAATCACTTTATATAGATAAGGCGGGTATTTTTGCAGAATTTGGTAAAATTGTATGTATCTCTTGTGGTTATTATACACCAGAACGTGAATTTATATCTCAATCCTTCGCTGGTCAGGATGAACACCAACTGCTGTCAGAATTTTTTGCTTTCTTAGAACAATATCCTTCAGCTCTCTTATGTGGACATAATATCAAAGAATTTGATATCCCCTATACGTGTAGAAGATGAATGATTCAAGGTCTTACTTTGCCAGCTATGCTGAACATGAGAGATAAAAAACCTCGAGAAATTCCTCATAAAGATACTATGGAAATGCGAAAATTTGGTGATTATAAAGCGTATACATCATTAGCATTATTGTGTGAGATATTTGGTATCCATACACCTAAGGATGATATCGATGGTTCTCAAGTAGGAAGAGTGTTTTGGGAACAATGAGATATAGATCGTATCGTTACCTATTGTGAAAAAGATGTCTGGGCTACTGCGCAGTTATATCAGAAAATAAGATAA
- a CDS encoding RNHCP domain protein has product MITINEGFVCIGCAQQIPPASKTCRNHCPYCFTSLHVDGDIPGDRNTSCHGIMKPIAFDFKMSDGSKILFQCQTCGKQHWNKVADDDEISMINIVDMSI; this is encoded by the coding sequence ATGATTACTATTAATGAGTGATTCGTTTGTATAGGATGTGCTCAACAGATTCCTCCTGCAAGTAAGACGTGTCGTAATCACTGTCCTTATTGTTTTACATCACTCCATGTGGATGGAGATATTCCAGGAGATAGAAATACGAGTTGTCACGGTATTATGAAACCTATAGCATTCGACTTTAAAATGTCAGACTGATCTAAAATTCTTTTTCAATGTCAAACATGTGGTAAACAGCATTGGAATAAAGTGGCAGATGATGATGAAATATCTATGATAAATATAGTTGATATGTCAATTTAA